The genomic window TAATAAACAGTCGCCACCCCCTATTCTGTGCCACCCCTGCCTGGTTGCCCAAGCAGAGGTCCCCCTTCTCCCGAAGTTACGGGGGCAATTTGCCGAGTTCCTTCAACATCGTTCTCTCAAGCGCCTTGGTATGCTCTACCTGCCCACCTGTGTCGGTTTCGGGTACGGTCTTAACGATGGAGCTATTTCCTGGGACAACTTCGCTGCACACACAATCCGATAAGCATGTACAACTTACGTCATCCGTCACTACCATCAGGTCACGGAATATTAACCGTGTTCCCATCGACTACGGCTTTCGCCCTCGTCTTAGGGGCCGACTCACCCTGCGCGGATTAGCCTTGCGCAGGAACCCTTGGGCTTTCGGCGAGAGTGTTTCTCACACTCTTTATCGCTACTCATGTCAGCATTCTCACTTCCGATACCTCCACGCAACCTCGCGGTTACGCTTCACAGGCTTACGGAACGCTTTGCTACCGCGTGCAATGCACGCCCACAGCTTCGGTGTATGGCTTTAGCCCCGTTACATCTTCGGCGCAGGCCGGCTTAACTAGACCAGTGAGCTGTTACGCTTTCTTTAAAGGATGGCTGCTTCTAAGCCAACCTCCTGGCTGTCTTGGCCTTCCCACATCCTTTCCCACTTAGCCATAACTTGGGGACCTTAGCTGGTGGTCTGGGCTGTTTCCCTCTCGACTATGGACCTTAGCACCCATAGTCTGTCTGCCAGACTGTACTTACAGGTATTCGGAGTTTGGTTAGGTTTGGTAAGGCTCGCGCCCCCCTAGCCCATCCAGTGCTCTACCCCCTGCAGTAATATCTGACGCACTACCTAAATAGTTTTCGCAAAGAACCAGCTATCTCCGGGTTTGATTGGCCTTTCACCCCTAGCCACAGGTCATCCCCTCCTTTTTCAACAGAAGTGGGTTCGGTCCTCCAATACGTGTTACCGTATCTTCAACCTGCCCATGGCTAGATCACCCGGTTTCGGGTCTACTCAAACGTACTAAATCGCCCTATTCAGACTCGCTTTCGCTTCGCTTACACCTAACGGCTTAGGCTTGCACGTCAAAGTAACTCGCTGACCCATTATACAAAAGGTACGCCGTCACCACGTAATGTGGCTCCGACTGCTTGTAGGCATTCGGTTTCAGGTCTGTTTCACTCCCCTCATCGGGGTGCTTTTCACCTTTCCCTCACGGTACTGGTACGCTATCGGTCGTTGAGGAGTACTTAGGCTTGGAGGGTGGTCCCCCCATGTTCAGACAGAATTTCACGTGTTCCGCCCTACTCAAGGATCCGGTCGGGACATTACCCATACGGGGCTATCACCCACTATGGCACAACTTTCCAGCTGTTTCTGGTTGTTCCCATCCGGACCACTGGCCTGGTCCGCGTTCGCTCGTCACTACTAACGGAGTCTCGGTTGATGTCCTTTCCTCCGGTTACTTAGATATTTCAGTTCACCGGGTTCGCTTCCCTTGCGGGATGGCCTAAATGGCCGGGTTTCCCCATTCGGAAATCCGCGGATCAAAGCTTACTCGCAGCTCCCCACGGCTTATCGCAGCGTGTCACGTCCTTCATCGCCTCTCAACGCCAAGGCATCCACCAAATGCCCTTAAAGACGCTTGATTGTATCGTACGTAAAGGCAATCACCGCCCGAAGACGACAATTACATTCACATCTCAACACAAGCTTGAATATTGCGAGATTGTTTTTCATCAGGGGCCAAGATAGACCCTAATTCAATCCAATCCCGCGGTCTTGGATGTCTTCACTTACCTTGTCAAACAGCGTTGAGAGAGCAGCACGCTGCGCTCCCAGCAAAAAACTATGTTACTTTCTCCGGTTTACAGCCAACGTCGCGTCATGCCCGCAAAGCACGGACAGAGCGTCCAGAAGATGGTAGGCACGGGCAGAGTCGAACTGCCGACCTCACGATTATCAGTCGTGCGCTCTAACCATCTGAGCTACGCGCCTGTAACGCTGGCTTCTGTTTTGAAATACCGGTTTGAAAGAGATTCGAGGGAGGCGATATCTGTAATTTTGAGGATATCCACCTTGTGTTTTTCCTTAGAAAGGAGGTGATCCAGCCGCAGGTTCCCCTACGGCTACCTTGTTACGACTTCACCCCAGTCGCTGACCTTACCGTGGTCGGCTGCTTCCTTGCGGTTAGCGCACCGGCTTCGGGTAAAGCCAACTCCCATGGTGTGACGGGCGGTGTGTACAAGGCCCGGGAACGTATTCACCGCGGCATGCTGATCCGCGATTACTAGCGATTCCAACTTCATGCACTCGAGTTGCAGAGTACAATCCGAACTGGGACGGCTTTTAGGGATTTGCTTCAGGTCGCCCTGTCGCTGCCCATTGTCACCGCCATTGTAGCACGTGTGTAGCCCAGTCCATAAGGGCCATGAGGACTTGACGTCATCCCCGCCTTCCTCCTGCTCATCGCAGGCAGTTTCTCTAGAGTGCCCGGCCGAACCGATGGCAACTAAAGATGAGGGTTGCGCTCGTTGCGGGACTTAACCCAACATCTCACGACACGAGCTGACGACAGCCATGCAGCACCTGTGTGGTAGCCAGCCAAACTGAAGGAGTTTGTCTCCAAACACCATACTACCCATGTCAAGGACTGGTAAGGTTCTGCGCGTTGCTTCGAATTAAACCACATGCTCCACCGCTTGTGCGGGCCCCCGTCAATTCCTTTGAGTTTTAATCTTGCGACCGTACTTCCCAGGCGGACAGCTTAATGCGTTAGCGGCGACACCGAGGGGCGACCCCCCGACATCTAGCTGTCATCGTTTACGGCGTGGACTACCAGGGTATCTAATCCTGTTTGCTCCCCACGCTTTCGAGCCTCAGCGTCAAAATCAGGCCAGGTAGCCGCTTTCGCCACCGGTGTTCTTTCCAATATCTACGAATTTCACCTCTACACTGGAAATTCCACTACCCTCTCCTGTTTTCTAGCTCATCAGTATTAAGCGCAGTTCCCAGGTTGAGCCCGGGGCTTTCACGCCTAACTGAATGAACCGCCTGCGCTCCCTTTACGCCCAGTAATTCCGAACAACGCTCGCCCCCTTCGTATTACCGCGGCTGCTGGCACGAAGTTAGCCGGGGCTTCTTCTCTGGTTACCGTCATCATCTTCACCAGTGAAAGTGCTTTACAACCCTAAGGCCTTCATCACACACGCGGCATTGCTGGATCAGGGTTGCCCCCATTGTCCAATATTCCCCACTGCTGCCTCCCGTAGGAGTCTGGGCCGTGTCTCAGTCCCAGTGTGGCTGATCATCCTCTCAGACCAGCTACTGATCGTTGCCTTGGTAGGCCATTACCCTACCAACAAGCTAATCAGACGCGGGCTCCTCCTTCTGCGGCGGACCTTTCCCCCGAAGGGCGTATCCGGTATTAGCAGCCGTTTCCAGCTGTTGTCCCAGACAAAAGGGCAGATTCCCACGCGTTACTCACCCGTGCGCCACTCTATCTTGCGATAGCGTTCGACTTGCATGTGTTAAGCATGCCGCCAGCGTTCGTTCTGAGCCAGGATCAAACTCTCAAGTTAGATTGACCTAATCAGTCATGAAAAATCATGATGATTAAGATTGGTTGCCTACCTTAAGTATTTTCATCCATGAGCTAAGATTTGAAACATAAATGTTTCAATATAGTGATTCATTTCAGGTCTTCGTTAAGGCAGACTGTGTTATACACAAGACGATTTCTTCAACAGAATATCGCCGCCCACGAATCCCTTTCATAACATATTTACATTTTCAAACAGCGCATCCGACAACCGCCAACCCATAAGGGTCTAAGCATTTGATTTGTTATCGGACAATCTCGACCGCCGGTCAGCGGCGAGTTTCGGGGTTATAGGCCATCGTTCAGATAGTGTCAAACCCAAAATCACGAAAAAATACGTTTTTTACAATTTTTTTACGATTTCCCTTTTTTCCAGGAGATCGCGCATCATTGCGTAAAACACATTTTGTGTCAGCCCCACCGCAAAAACACCTCTGCGTATATATAGAGTACACATACGCGTCTTTGGTGGGGCCGTCACTGCCACCCTGTATCAACCACGGTTTGCCCGACATCTGAATTCAGATGGGGCGGGCCCCTAGCTTATGTCAGATGGCATTGTGATTCTTGCCCACCATGCTGGCTGTGTGTCTGTCGACAACCACCAGCACGGTCTATCAGCTTAGCAGAATTATACTGCGCAGCAAAGTCAGACTGTCCATTTGGTGCGGATTATGCATGACAAAAATGATTTGACGCCCGATTCGAACACCAGTAGTTATGGATGATATTATGCGATTCGCCCTATCTGAGTCTGAAAAAGAACAACAATTGCAATGTGATTCGATAATGATGCTCAGATCAGACCTAAGCCCCTCATCTTTGATACGGCGCCTCTCACCAGGTTCAGCGCTGAGCCCGGTCTTTATGCAGACAGCACAGCTGAAAGCGCGAATCACCTCACATATGGAGGCACAATGGCGCAGCTTCGCTGTTGTTGGCCTTATCGCTCTCACCCTTGCCGAATCAGGCATGGCAACAGCAGCGTCTGCGCCAGTTGAAGTGATGCCTTTGCCTGTCAGCCAGGCCGGTCAGGTGGAACAGACCCACGATCACCAGCAGACTGATCTGGTCAATGACCTTTTTGATGGCCGCAACGGACAGACCCCTCTGCCGGTTGCCCGCCCTGATTTTGCCTCTATCTGGGGAGGCCGGGTTGTTGGTGTGGCCGGGCCGGTCGGCCGTCCTGACCTGATGGATATGTTGCCAGTATCCACGCAAAAACTGGCTGAACTGGTCCAGCGGGAAACCGGACAGACGGTGGAGTCAGAACAGACCCTTACCCTGTCTTCCGGAGACACGCTGGCGAAAATCCTGCGTAAGGCACAGTTCACGAATCAGGATGTTGCCTCTGTCTCGCAGGCTTTATCGCGGCATTTAAATCTGCGCCGTTTGCAAATCGGAACCCAATTCACAGCTGGGCTTGATGATCAGAATAAGGCTGTGGCGCTGAAAGTCAGCCTGCCTGCCGGACGTCAACATGCATCAAAAACAGGCCTGTTTTTTGTTGACCATTATGTGCTGCGGGACAGGAGCGAACAGGCAGAAAATAATCGCTGGCATGCCATTAAGGCTGTGCGGCCTGTAGACCAGATTGCGGTTCATGCGGGCAACCAGATTAACCTGTCTTTGTATGAAGCGGCACGCCAGGTCAATATTCCGCTTGAGGCGTTTGATAAATTTGTCCGGGTGATGAGTTTTTCGGTCGATTTCCAGCGCGACATCCAGCCCGGAGACCAATTTGAGCTGGTTTATGAAAATGCTGTGGACCGGCTGACAGGAGATGTGCTGACGTCTGGCAAGCTGTATTATGCGGGCATCATCTTGTCCGGCAAACGATTCGGGTTTTACAGATTTACACATCCTGATGGCCGGGTAGGCTGGTATGACCGTAACGGCGAATCAGCTGTTCGTACATTGATGCGTACACCCGTCAATGGAGCCCGGCTCAGCTCTCGCTACGGGATGAGACGTCATCCGGTCACCGGCTTTAATGCCATGCATCGGGGCATTGACTTTGCCGTCCCCACAGGCACACCGATTCTGGCCGCCGGCAGCGGACATATTGAAATGGCGGGCTGGAACGGCTCTTACGGCAAATATGTGCGTATCCGCCATAATTCAACCTACAAAACCGCTTATGCCCATCTGTCACGTGTTGCGTCTGGCCTGCGCCGCGGCAGTGCAATCCAACAAGGTGAGGTGATCGGCTATGTGGGATCAACAGGCCGGTCAACAGGCCCGCATCTACATTATGAGATTATGGTCAATAACCGGCAGGTGAACCCGTTGACTGTGCAATTGCCTGCAGGAGACGGTGTACCAGATGAGCTGATGGCCCGTTTTGAAACTGAAGTTGCAGCCATTGAGCAGAAAATGAAGGACAGCCTGACCCCTGATTATGCCGGGGTGACCCTGCAGCAGGCCGCCCTGGAGCGCTGAGCCGGAAGATGGCAGCTGCGCTGCACAAACAGACCAGCTATGAGCTGGCGGAAATCTGGCAATTTCCGGTGAAAGGATTTCCCGGTTATCACACGCATACTGTGAGCTTGCAGACAAATCAGCTATTGCCTGTTGATCGCCGGTTTGCGGTCAGTAACGGCCATCCCGCCAGCCATAAAAAACTTGATGAAGGCTGGCTCAGCAAACGGCATTTCGTTCAGCAACTGTCTGAAGAACGTCTGGCCGGACTGTCTTTTATGATAGATGAAGAAAACGGCTGCATTCATCTGTCTGACCGAACTGGTCTGCAAGCCGAGGCCCCGCTCGATGAAGCTGGACCGGTCATGGCGCAGCTGCAGGCCTTATTGCCAGACAGATTTGAGGAACGACCGCGTCTGTGCCGACTGGACACAGCAGGCTATACAGATACAAACGCGCCCTGGATCACGCTGGCAGGCAGCGCGTCACTGGCCGATTTTGCAGATGTGACACACACCGCCGCTGATAACCGGCGCTTCCGGCTGAACCTGATTATCCGCACAGATACAGCTTTTGAAGAATTTTACTGGATCGGCAAGCAGGTCAGCATTGGTCAGGTCAGGCTGGAGATTATAGAGCCTGTAGGCAGATGTGCAGCAATTAATGTTGACCCTGAAACCGCAGAACGAAATGCGGATCATCTGCGCACGATGCGACAGGTTTACGGGCATACAGATTTAGGTGTCTTTGCCCGTGTAATCACGGACGGGCCAATCAGCTTGGGCGATACAGTGACGCTGCTCAGCTGATCAGGCAACAGCCTCGTCTGATGATACAACTGCTTCACCATCTTCAGACTGATCAGCTGTCTCGGCCTTATCAGCACTGTCTTTCGGGCTGTCTTTTTTAGCAGCTGTGCGGCCGCGCCCACGTTTGGCTGGCCGCTGCTCAGCCTCAGCTGCTGCTTCGGCGTCAGGTGTGTCTGTTGTTTGTGCAGATGCCTGCTCGCTTGTCTGTTCAGATGCCTCTTCAGCGGGCGCATCTTCAGATTTGCGGGCCTGCTGGCGTTCTTCATGCGCGCGGCGATGCTGTTCTGCAGCCTGAACAATAGACTGATGTATCCGGTAATAATGGTCAGCAAACTGCGCAAGCGCTTCTGCGGAGATTCGTTCACCGGCAGCATTCGCATCATGGGCAAGTGCTGTATATTTTTCAAATAACTGTAAGGCGTTGCCCCGCAAACGGCCTTCCGGCCCATTTGAATCAAAGGTCGTGTTCCTGTTGAAATTGGTCTGGCCGTGATTGCTGTTACGGCGGCCACGCCCACGTGAACGCTTCTGGTTCTGACCCTGATTATGTCTCATGAATAGTCCAATGCAATGATCTCAGTCGGTGCTGAAACAAATATTTATTGTTGTCTTTCGGAAAACGGGGGAACGGGGCTTGTCTAGTGGCCACCTGCTCACTTTTTCGTTTTGCCCTGTTCTGAGGGTAAAGGCAAGAAAAAACGTTATTTTTTGGTCAAAATTAAACATCTGTTGTTGCCTGACAGGTCCGGAACAAGCGCACAAAGCTGAAGTCCTGCCGCTTCAGCCAGTTCTGTGACCGGCCGGGCCTGTTCAGAACCAATTTCCAGAAACAAACGGCCCACAGGGCTTAATGCATCAGCCATCTGAGGCAGCAGAACACGATAGGCATCCAGACCATCTGATCCCGCAAATAATGCCAGCGCCGGATCATGGTCAGCCACATCACGGGAAAGCCCGGGGGCATCTGTTTCGATATAGGGCGGGTTCGCCAATATTACATCAAATCTGCCCTGAATTTTATCCAGCCAATGACTGCTGATGAAGCGGGCCCGGCCGCTGAGCCCCAGAAACGCGGCATTGGCCCTGGCCTGAGCAACAGCCTGAGGGGCCAAATCAACCCCGATACCGGTTGCTGCAGGCAGGTGATGTAACAGGCTGAGCAGAAGACAGCCTGTACCTGTACCAAGGTCAAGGCAGCGCAAAGCTTGCCCATCATCAGTCAGGCTGCGGGCATAAGCCAACGCTTCATCTATCAGACATTCACTGTCAGGGCGCGGGTCAAGCGTGTCGTCATTTAAAAAAAAGGGGAGTGAATAAAATTCACGGCATCCCCGCATCCGGCTGATCGGGCGCCCCTGATTACGTTGGTCGATCAACTGCGCCAGCTCTGATTCCTGTGCAGCAGTCAGGTCGATCATTTCATGACCCAACACAGCCTCATCACGGCCAAGGGCAATCGCAAGAAGCCAACGCGCATCAAGCGCGCTGTCCGCATGCAGGCGGGCTTTCACCGAACGCAATATGTCACGCGCTGAACGCTTTATCACTGATGCAGGCTCCTTACTATGCGCGCGTCTGAAAGGAACACAGACGTCCTAAAGCGTATCCTGACCTTCAGCCAGACGGGCAGCCTGATCTTCTGCAGCCAGCGCATCAACAACCTCTTCCAGAGATTCACCTGCCAGAATTTTATCAAGCTTATATAAGGTGAGGTTGATCCGATGATCGGTTACCCGGCCTTGCGGAAAATTATAGGTTCTGATGCGCTCAGACCTGTCTCCTGAGCCCACCTGGCCTTTGCGTGAAGCTGCACGTTCGGCCTGTTGGCGCGCACGTTCAGCATCGTAAAGCCGCGCCCGCAAAATCTTCATCGCCTTGGCCCGGTTTTTATGCTGCGATTTTTCATCCTGCTGGCTGACAATAATGCCCGTGGGCAGATGCGTGATCCGAACAGCAGAATCCGTTGTGTTCACAGACTGGCCGCCAGGACCAGAAGAACGGAACACATCCACACGCAAATCACTTTCATTGATCTCGATATCCACATCCTGTGCTTCAGGCAGAACAGCAACGGTTGCCGCTGACGTGTGAATCCGGCCGCCAGTTTCGGTTTCAGGTACACGCTGAACACGATGTACACCTGATTCAAATTTCAGCCGCGCAAACACATCCTGGCCTGAAATATTGGCCGTTGCTTCTTTATAGCCACCAATACCGGTCTCAGAGACTTCCATCACGTCAAACCGCCAGCCATATTTTGCAGCAAAGCGCTGATACATCCCAAATAAATCAGAAGCAAACAGCGCCGCTTCATCACCGCCTGTGCCCGCACGCACCTCAAGGATTGCGTTACGTGCATCATCTGTGTCTTTGGGCAGCAGTAATAATTTCAGCTGATGTTCCGCTTCTGGTAATTGCGCGGCAAGCTCTTCTGTTTCAGCCTGGGCCATTTCGACCAGCTCTGGGTCTGTTTCCTCTTCTATGAGCTGGCGGGCCTCTGTCAGATTCTGCTGAAGCTGGCGGACAATTTCCACCTGCTCAGCAACCGGCCTGATTTCAGCTAATTCACGTGACAGCTGAGTAAGCTGATCTGGTGAGAGGCTGCCTGATTCTGCCAGTCTGCCCTCAATTTCCTGACGACGCGCCAGAACCCTGTCCATATTGGTCTCAAGACTCATGACAACGCCTCCTTTGTGGCCGCATCACCTTGCTGACGGGCCAAATGCGCAGCAAGCTGATCAACCTGAATTTCGGTCTGCTCACCATCAGCCATTCGGCGCAGGCTAACTGTGCCGCGGGCCAGTTCATCTGAGCCGGCAATCACCACAAAAGGCGCACCCAGCTTGTTGGCTGCTTTCATCTTTTTGCCCATATTGCCGCTGATTGCCATCACACAAGACAACCCCGCGGCACGTAAAGAGCTGGCCAGCGCGAACGCCTCTGCCTCTGCTGCTGCATCCGCAGCAAGAAGCACCAGATCAGGCGGCGCGGCAGTTTGGGCCTCGCCCAGCAAAGCCAGCCGTTCAATCCCTGCAGCAAAACCAACGGCAGGCAAAGGCGGACCGCCCAGGGTTTCAGATAATCCATCATAACGCCCGCCCCCTAAGACCGTCCCTTGTGCACCCAGCGCATCGGTAATGAATTCAAAGGCAGTGTGGGCATAATAATCCAGCCCCCTCACCAGAAGCGGATCAGACACAAAGCTGATCCCGGCTTTGTCCAAACAGGCCGTCACCTGATCAAAATGTGTCTTTGCCGCATCACTCAGATGGTCTGGCAGGCGCGGAGCGTCTTTTAAAATGGCTTTATCTGCTTCTGATTTAGAATCCAGAATTCGTAGCGGATTGGTCTGCAGACGGCGCTGACTATCTGCGGAAAGCTGATCCTGATACCGGCTCAGATAGTCAATCAAGGCCTGGCGATAGGCCGCCCGGCTGGCCTGGTCGCCAAGTGAATTCAGATGCAGCTTGGTCTGAGAGAGCACCCCCAATTCATCAAGAATTTGTGCGCCGAGTGCAATAATCTCTGCATCAGCAAGCGGGCTGGCCGGGCCAATCAGCTCGCAGCCAAACTGATGAAACTGGCGCATCCGGCCTTTTTGCGGACGTTCATACCGGAACATTGGGCCTGCATAAAACCAGCGCAACGGCAAAGATTGTGTCAGGCTGTTAGAGATCACAGCCCGCATTGCAGAAGCCGTGCCTTCAGGCCGCAAAGTCAGCCCGGTCCCGCCTCTGTCTTCGAAACTGTAGGTTTCCTTTGAAACAACGTCTGATGAAGCCCCGAGCGGGCGGCTGAATACGTCAGTGAATTCGAATATCGGCGTGGCCATATCCTGAAAACCAGATCGGCGGGCGACATCCAATGCCACTGAGATGACGTGATTTTGCCGGGCTTTATCTTCGGGAAGTAAATCTGCTGTGCCCCTGACGGGCTGAATCAAATCCATTTTTTATCGTCCTCAGTTGTGGCCTGTTCAGCCAATAGCTATCCGCAGAGACGTCCTGCTATCAGACGCCTGCATTTATTGACAAGAGATCATGGCTAGTTTTCAGCAGCTTTGTCCATCTGCTCTACATGGTCTTCGACAAGGCTGACCACATGTTCGACAATATCATCATTCGTCAACCGATGATGCGCGAGCCCGGAAATATAGACCTGGTGGTTATCCTTGCCACCGCCAGTCAGGCCGATATCTGTTTCGCGCGCCTCACCAGGACCGTTCACCACACAACCGATAATCGAGACCGTCAGCGGTTTGTTCACATGAGACAGCCTGTCTTCGATTTCCTGGACTGTTTTAATCACATCAAATTGCTGACGGGCACAAGATGGGCAGGAAATCACCGTAACCCCCCGTCGACGAAGCCCTAATGATTTCAGCATCTCATAAGCCACTCTGACCTCTTCAGCCGGATCTGCTGACAAAGAAACCCTGATGGTGTCCCCAATCCCGGCCCATAACAGATTGCCAAGACCAATCGCGGATTTCACAGTTCCGGCGCGCAAGCCACCTGCTTCGGTAATGCCGATATGAAGCGGACAATCAATAGCTTCTGCCAGTTGCTGGTAAGCAGCGACAGCCAAAAATACATCAGAGGCTTTGACCGAAATCTTAAATTCGTGAAAATCGAGATCCTGCAGATGGCGGGCATGATCAAGGGCTGATTCAACCAGAGCCTCAGGACAGGGTTCAGCATATTTTTCCAGCAGATGTTTTTCCAGCGAACCACCATTTACGCCGATACGGATTGAACAGCTATTTGCCCGGGCTGCCCGGACCACCTCGGCAACACGGTCAGCATGACCAATATTGCCCGGATTAATCCGCAAACAGGCAGCCCCGGCATCCGCCGCCTCAAGCGCCCGCTTATAATGAAAATGAATATCGGCCACGATAGGTACAGGACTTTCGCGGCAAATCTGGTGCAGCGCAGCTGTGCTGGCCTCATCAGGGCAAGACACCCGTACAATATCTGCCCCTGCCTCTGCGGCGGCATGAATTTGGGCCAATGTTCCCGCAACATCAGTTGTCAATGTATTGGTCATGGTCTGGACAGAGATAGGCGCATCACCGCCTACCGCAACAGAGCCGACCTGTATCTGGCGGCATTTGCGGCGTTCGATTGTTCGGTAGGGGCGGTAAGCCTGTGCGGACATGAGTTAAGCTTTATCGATCAGATAGCGGAAATAGCGCCGGCATTCCGGCTTGTCTTTTGTACCTGTTTTGGCGCAGCATTTCCAGCCGAAAGGCAGTCACCTGTATGACAGGCATCACTGTCTGATTAATAGGTGGCCAGAAGCTGGCGATTTTGAATAGCTTCGCGGTTTAACCGCAGGTCGCGCAAAATCTCGCCAATCTGTCCGGCATCAAATGCAGCAATATTCGGCATTTCCAAACGCAGTCCGCCTGCATTCCCGGTGCTGAGAAACAGATTTTCGTCAGACGAAAACACAAGCTGGTCGCCATTACGCATTAGCTTGGTCAGCAGCACTTCGCCATCCGCACGGGTGACTTCAATCCATGCGCTGGCGGTTGCCTTGATGGTCACTTCTTCAGCAGGAAGGCGTTGCGTTGCCTGTGCTGCAACACCGGTCACTGGCTCTGCGTCTGCCGGATCAGTTGATACTTGCGGCGCGGTTACTGTGGGCGCTGCCGGAGCGAGTGAGGCGATCTGTGTTTGAGCTGTGTCAGCCTTAAGGTCTGCAGCCGGAACCGGGGCTTGTGTGTCTGAACTGTCTGCTGCGTCGGCAAGCTGTTCTGCTGGTGGTAAGATAACAGCTGTTGCAGCGTCTGGCTGTTGGTCCTGCTGTTCAATATTGACCGTCTCTGTGCTCTGTTCAGCATTGCTGACCGGCTGGAGCGGTTCATTGGCTGAGCCTGTATCTGCCTCGCTGACACGCTGTTCAGCTTGTGGTTGCGGGCTGTCTGTTGACGCCGGCGAGGTATCAAGGCCCAGGTCAGGCTGGTCAACAGGCGAGATAGAAGAGGCAATTAACGTCGGCGCATCACTTTGATTATTATTAATCACCGTCCAGCCAACATAGACAGCCAGCCCAACCAGGACGGCAAACATCGCAATCATGCTGCCGGCAACACGCGGGACTAACGCCTGTACCGGAAAGCTGTATTCAGGTTTTTTGGTCGCGGTAGAAGACAGCGATTTAAAGCCATCAACATGAGGTCCGGCATCAATGCCGACGGCCTGGCAGTAATTGCGGATAAAGCCCGGCGTATAGCCGATGCCAGGCAGCCGTTCGAACTGGCCTGCCTCCAACGCTGACAGATGGCTGCCAGAAATACGGGTCCGTTCGGCAACATCCTGTATCGTCAACCCTGATTCTTCTCGCGCGGATTTGAGCGCCCGGCCGATGGCCTGCGCTATATCTTCACCTGAAATATGTTCGTCTTGCGTGTACATGTCCCAACCACTTCACACTAACCGTAACGAACCATCTTCATTTTTGATTACCTTAAATTGAACAAAAACACCATAAAAAATGTAAAATGTCATTTTTTTGCTGTTTTTTCAGC from SAR116 cluster alpha proteobacterium HIMB100 includes these protein-coding regions:
- a CDS encoding hypothetical protein (PFAM: Helix-turn-helix); translation: MYTQDEHISGEDIAQAIGRALKSAREESGLTIQDVAERTRISGSHLSALEAGQFERLPGIGYTPGFIRNYCQAVGIDAGPHVDGFKSLSSTATKKPEYSFPVQALVPRVAGSMIAMFAVLVGLAVYVGWTVINNNQSDAPTLIASSISPVDQPDLGLDTSPASTDSPQPQAEQRVSEADTGSANEPLQPVSNAEQSTETVNIEQQDQQPDAATAVILPPAEQLADAADSSDTQAPVPAADLKADTAQTQIASLAPAAPTVTAPQVSTDPADAEPVTGVAAQATQRLPAEEVTIKATASAWIEVTRADGEVLLTKLMRNGDQLVFSSDENLFLSTGNAGGLRLEMPNIAAFDAGQIGEILRDLRLNREAIQNRQLLATY
- a CDS encoding 1-hydroxy-2-methyl-2-(E)-butenyl 4-diphosphate synthase (PFAM: GcpE protein~TIGRFAM: 1-hydroxy-2-methyl-2-(E)-butenyl 4-diphosphate synthase), which produces MSAQAYRPYRTIERRKCRQIQVGSVAVGGDAPISVQTMTNTLTTDVAGTLAQIHAAAEAGADIVRVSCPDEASTAALHQICRESPVPIVADIHFHYKRALEAADAGAACLRINPGNIGHADRVAEVVRAARANSCSIRIGVNGGSLEKHLLEKYAEPCPEALVESALDHARHLQDLDFHEFKISVKASDVFLAVAAYQQLAEAIDCPLHIGITEAGGLRAGTVKSAIGLGNLLWAGIGDTIRVSLSADPAEEVRVAYEMLKSLGLRRRGVTVISCPSCARQQFDVIKTVQEIEDRLSHVNKPLTVSIIGCVVNGPGEARETDIGLTGGGKDNHQVYISGLAHHRLTNDDIVEHVVSLVEDHVEQMDKAAEN